A region of Nocardioides alkalitolerans DNA encodes the following proteins:
- a CDS encoding TlyA family RNA methyltransferase, with the protein MPPRRLRLDAELVRRHLARSREHASELIAAGRVRVSGAVATKPATGVTTDVAIVVRDDPERPDFVSRGGHKLAGALDAFAARGGLTVEGRRCLDAGASTGGFTDVLLRRGAAEVVAVDVGYGQLAWSIRQDPRVLVRDRTNIRDLTLEHTAGPVDVVVGDLSFISLTLVLDALVAVTDPHGDLALMVKPQFEVGKERVGKGGVVRELELRAEAVATVAAAAESRGWGAVDVVTSPLPGPSGNVEFFLWLRHGPACIGVAEIEAEVERGPSGDPSAEVAP; encoded by the coding sequence GTGCCTCCCCGACGACTGCGCCTCGACGCCGAGCTCGTGCGGCGCCACCTCGCCCGTTCCCGTGAGCACGCCAGCGAGCTCATCGCGGCGGGCCGGGTCCGCGTGTCCGGCGCCGTGGCCACCAAGCCCGCGACCGGGGTGACCACCGACGTCGCCATCGTGGTGCGCGACGACCCCGAGCGTCCCGACTTCGTCTCCCGCGGAGGGCACAAGCTCGCCGGCGCGCTCGACGCCTTCGCGGCGCGCGGCGGGCTCACGGTGGAGGGACGCCGTTGCCTGGACGCCGGCGCGTCCACGGGCGGGTTCACCGACGTCCTGCTGCGTCGGGGGGCGGCCGAGGTGGTCGCGGTCGACGTGGGCTACGGCCAGCTGGCGTGGAGCATCCGCCAGGACCCGCGGGTGCTCGTGCGGGACCGCACCAACATCCGTGACCTCACCCTCGAGCACACGGCGGGCCCCGTCGACGTGGTCGTCGGCGACCTGTCCTTCATCTCCCTCACCCTCGTGCTCGACGCGCTGGTGGCGGTGACCGACCCGCACGGGGACCTCGCCCTCATGGTCAAGCCGCAGTTCGAGGTCGGCAAGGAGCGGGTCGGCAAGGGCGGTGTCGTGCGCGAGCTCGAGCTGCGGGCCGAGGCCGTCGCGACCGTCGCCGCCGCCGCGGAGTCCCGGGGCTGGGGCGCGGTCGACGTCGTCACCAGCCCGCTCCCGGGTCCCTCGGGCAACGTCGAGTTCTTCCTGTGGCTGCGGCACGGGCCGGCGTGCATCGGCGTCGCCGAGATCGAGGCCGAGGTGGAGCGCGGGCCCAGCGGCGACCCGAGTGCGGAGGTCGCGCCGTGA
- a CDS encoding HAD-IIA family hydrolase, producing the protein MLESTSGALAEEHDVVMLDLDGVVYVGRAGVPGAAAYLGGARERGARLAFVTNNASRPPSAVAEHLAEVGVPAEESDVVTSAQAAARVLRERYGAGARVLALGAQGLLEALAAEELVAVGVEDEAVAAVTGYGPDVLWRDIMAACVRIRDGLPWVASNTDHTIPTPMGVAPGHGVLVDMVQRFTGVTPTVAGKPERPLLDTTTDRCGATRTLMVGDRIDTDIVGGRAVGVPTLLVMTGVTGAAELAACPPEERPTYVAADLGGLLEPQPEVVPGATDGDVTGRSAAGGWTAEVRDGRLGVDGDGSASDWWRAVAVASWQHLDATGSAADTTAVHSPVAPSAPGTADR; encoded by the coding sequence CATGCTCGACCTCGACGGCGTGGTGTACGTCGGGCGGGCGGGAGTGCCGGGCGCCGCGGCGTACCTGGGCGGTGCGCGCGAGCGGGGCGCCCGCCTCGCGTTCGTCACCAACAACGCCTCGCGCCCCCCGAGCGCGGTGGCCGAGCACCTCGCGGAGGTGGGTGTCCCGGCCGAGGAGTCGGACGTCGTGACGTCGGCGCAGGCGGCGGCACGGGTCCTCCGGGAGCGGTACGGCGCAGGTGCGCGCGTGCTGGCGCTGGGGGCGCAGGGCCTGCTCGAGGCCCTGGCGGCCGAGGAGCTCGTGGCGGTCGGTGTCGAGGACGAGGCGGTCGCCGCGGTCACCGGGTACGGCCCGGACGTGCTGTGGCGGGACATCATGGCGGCGTGCGTGCGGATCCGCGACGGCCTGCCGTGGGTCGCGTCGAACACCGACCACACGATCCCGACGCCGATGGGGGTGGCGCCCGGGCACGGGGTGCTCGTCGACATGGTGCAGCGGTTCACGGGGGTGACCCCCACCGTCGCGGGCAAGCCGGAGCGTCCGCTGCTCGACACCACCACCGACCGGTGCGGCGCGACGCGCACCCTGATGGTCGGCGACCGGATCGACACCGACATCGTCGGGGGCCGTGCCGTCGGCGTACCGACGCTGCTCGTCATGACCGGGGTGACCGGTGCCGCCGAGCTGGCGGCGTGCCCGCCCGAGGAGCGGCCGACCTACGTCGCGGCGGACCTCGGCGGCCTGCTCGAGCCGCAGCCGGAGGTGGTGCCCGGCGCGACCGACGGCGACGTGACCGGCCGTTCCGCGGCCGGGGGGTGGACCGCGGAGGTGCGCGACGGCCGGCTGGGCGTCGACGGTGACGGCTCAGCGTCGGACTGGTGGCGGGCGGTCGCGGTGGCCTCCTGGCAGCACCTCGACGCGACGGGCTCGGCCGCCGACACGACCGCTGTCCACAGCCCGGTGGCGCCGTCCGCGCCGGGGACCGCCGACCGGTAG